The following coding sequences lie in one Arachis ipaensis cultivar K30076 chromosome B05, Araip1.1, whole genome shotgun sequence genomic window:
- the LOC107641495 gene encoding probable carboxylesterase 120, which translates to MSHPLSKSASSPLNSNSTIDDPFKNLGIVRNQDGTITRIIQYPTTPPTQDLINPILTKDLPLNPKNKTWVRIFLPRKALQNQNNSTKLPLIVYYHGGGFIYTSASSTINHDFCSNMSLQLSAVVASVDYRLAPEYRLPAAYDDSVEALHWLRTTDETWVRDYADFSKCYIMGSSAGGNIAYHVGLLVSTTVNSFDFDPLKIRGLILHHPFFGGSQRTESELRSVNDPVLPIGNCDLMWELALPEGAGRDHWYCNPTVVDDDVCFEEIKRLRWKVFVLGCYGDPMIDRMVGLVAMLRRKGVEVVDHFGEGHHGVTYGDPSHEKFFLRIKDFIDI; encoded by the coding sequence ATGTCTCATCCTCTATCAAAATCAGCTTCATCGCCATTAAATTCCAACTCCACCATCGACGATCCTTTCAAAAACCTTGGCATAGTTCGAAACCAAGATGGAACTATCACAAGGATCATTCAATATCCAACAACTCCACCAACACAAGACCTAATAAACCCTATTCTGACCAAAGATCTCCCTCTAAATCCTAAAAACAAAACTTGGGTACGCATATTCCTACCCAGAAAGgcacttcaaaatcaaaataactcAACAAAGCTCCCTCTTATAGTTTACTACCATGGTGGTGGTTTCATATACACAAGTGCTTCTTCCACCATCAACCATGACTTCTGCTCTAACATGTCACTCCAACTCTCCGCCGTTGTCGCCTCCGTTGACTACCGTCTTGCCCCGGAATACCGGCTCCCTGCGGCCTACGACGACTCCGTGGAGGCCTTGCATTGGCTAAGAACCACCGATGAAACATGGGTACGTGACTATGCTGATTTTTCTAAGTGTTACATCATGGGTTCTAGTGCGGGAGGGAACATTGCTTACCATGTAGGGCTACTTGTGTCTACAACCGTTAATTCATTTGACTTTGACCCTTTGAAGATCAGAGGGCTTATATTGCACCATCCGTTTTTCGGTGGTTCCCAAAGGACTGAGTCTGAGTTGAGGTCGGTCAACGATCCGGTTCTGCCTATTGGGAACTGCGATCTTATGTGGGAGCTGGCGTTGCCTGAGGGTGCAGGGAGGGACCACTGGTATTGCAATCCAACGGTGGTGGATGATGATGTGTGTTTTGAAGAGATCAAAAGGCTGAGATGGAAGGTCTTTGTTTTGGGATGTTATGGGGACCCTATGATTGATCGCATGGTGGGGTTGGTGGCCATGTTGAGAAGAAAAGGTGTTGAGGTTGTCGATCACTTTGGAGAAGGCCATCATGGGGTTACATATGGTGATCCAAGCCACGAGAAATTCTTCCTTCGAATAAAAGATTTCATAGATATATaa